A genomic stretch from Pochonia chlamydosporia 170 chromosome 4, whole genome shotgun sequence includes:
- a CDS encoding glycoside hydrolase family 28 (similar to Trichoderma reesei QM6a XP_006966948.1) codes for MRLLPFLALAQAALAVPFELHHDDLQHRGMQHADILAARKLPDASTFRKQASTENRNYCIIVPDKNGGDDAPQIMEALNKKCRSGSLVFMPGPTYNIKTNMTTVDMSNVKIFLFGRMLWSTDIDYWRSVSMPIGFQNQSTVWYFGGDRVTWDGYNTGTLDGNGQVWYDWARSQGNLPRRPMNINFKKLTNSVIKNLRFVQSQMWTMAITYSKGVELNDIYVNNTSTSQWSTLNTDGCDTVYSDSITFRRWFITNGDDAIALKGNSSNISIFDSEFRDGQGVAIGSMGQYNGRFEYITNFYAKNITLVNTAHVSYLKTWAGVSRGYPPNGGGGGVGHATNIVMEDIKISKLRQQPFFAWQCENYSGWAGKDCNSSKFKLEQVRWKNVKGTVTKDVKDIGWFQCSAGAGGCDDVEVADVDVSVVGGGKLDKWHCENVNRNKGFTCNDPPKK; via the coding sequence ATGCGCCTTCTACCATTCTTGGCGTTGGCGCAAGCCGCGCTCGCAGTGCCGTTTGAGCTACACCACGACGACCTCCAACACCGCGGCATGCAGCACGCAGACATCTTGGCGGCCAGAAAACTCCCCGACGCATCAACTTTCCGCAAACAAGCCAGCACTGAAAACCGAAACTATTGCATCATTGTGCCGGATAAGAATGGCGGAGATGACGCACCCCAAATCATGGAGGCGTTGAACAAGAAGTGTCGTTCAGGCAGTCTCGTCTTCATGCCTGGGCCAACGTACAATATCAAGACCAACATGACGACGGTGGATATGTCAAACGTCAAAATCTTTTTGTTTGGCCGCATGCTCTGGAGCACTGATATCGACTACTGGCGCTCTGTTTCCATGCCCATTGGCTTCCAGAACCAGAGTACAGTGTGGTACTTTGGCGGTGATCGCGTCACCTGGGACGGGTACAATACCGGCACGCTTGACGGCAACGGTCAAGTGTGGTATGATTGGGCAAGGTCCCAGGGAAATCTTCCGCGACGACCTATGAACATCAACTTCAAGAAGTTGACCAACTCTGTGATCAAGAACTTGCGCTTTGTGCAGAGCCAGATGTGGACCATGGCGATTACATACTCCAAAGGCGTGGAACTCAACGACATTTACGTGAATAACACGTCTACCAGCCAGTGGAGTACGCTCAATACAGATGGCTGCGACACCGTGTACTCGGACAGCATTACCTTTCGGCGGTGGTTCATCACgaatggtgatgatgcgatTGCGCTCAAGGGCAACTCGAGCAATATATCCATCTTCGACAGCGAGTTCCGCGACGGTCAGGGCGTGGCGATCGGTTCGATGGGGCAGTATAACGGTAGATTCGAGTATATTACCAATTTCTacgccaagaacatcacGCTCGTGAATACCGCGCACGTTTCCTACCTCAAGACCTGGGCGGGCGTCTCGAGGGGATATCCACCGaatggaggaggcggcggcgttggaCACGCTACGAACATTGTCATGGAGGATATCAAGATTAGCAAGTTGCGCCAGCAGCCGTTTTTTGCGTGGCAGTGCGAGAATTACTCGGGCTGGGCGGGCAAGGACTGCAACTCGTCCAAGTTTAAGCTGGAGCAGGTGCGGTGGAAGAATGTAAAGGGCACGGTGACGAAGGATGTTAAAGATATAGGGTGGTTTCAGTGTAGTGCTGGTGCGGgaggttgtgatgatgttgaggtggcggatgttgatgtttcggtggtgggtggtgggAAGTTGGATAAATGGCATTGCGAGAATGTTAATCGCAATAAGGGGTTTACGTGTAACGATCCTCCGAAAAAGTAG